Within Dermacentor albipictus isolate Rhodes 1998 colony chromosome 3, USDA_Dalb.pri_finalv2, whole genome shotgun sequence, the genomic segment TGTCATATTTGTGATTTGTATTGGTTGGCCATAATATTGTTTTCCAATGTTTGTGTTTTCGGTCCCTTGATTACCTTTTCTGTATATTCATTCCTCCTTGGATTCAAGTGAGTTGGCAGCATTTATAAATAAATTTCGGAAATGTAACTATCTATCACAACAGACAATACCGTGAAACCTAGGTCGGGATGAAGTGCTGCTGTTCGTAATTTGGTCATCAGGCCCATGATGGTATTACTGAATTTTTGGGCTGTCGCACTTGACTGCAATGGCAGCTTGTACTAATACCGTGATCCTAGTCTTCTCACTATATCTCACAGTTAAAATTTTTTAAGCAGATATTTGTGCAAATTTCATAAACTTGGCCATTGAGCAAtaataaaaatatatttatattttccAAATTAAAATGGTTGACCTGCTGTGCTCTGATTTGATCTGAAATTACTACCAAGACATTGAATGAAGAAAAGGCTGATCTTTACCACTACTATCTATGAAATTTCATTTCTTTGGCATTTCATaattacatttttatttttaagtGACAAGCATTACTCGGGTAACCTGCCTTGTTTTCTTGATGCAGCATTGAAGCATTCCAGCTGTCCAACAAATGCAGATGGTGCAGTTTCATGAAGGATTCCACTACCGCTGTAACTCCTGTGTCTGGATGGATAAACTGTGATCTGAAGTGCTCACCAGGATCCATGTAGGCCAACGTATGTTTGAATTCCATTTGTGCACTCGGATCTTCTCGCGAACGTTCAAGCCGAAGCAACACCTGCACTCACACAGCCAAGCGgccatttgagtgcccttcatgctctcagagcttctcacaaaaagTTATTCTAATGAAACACCTGTGCATCCACAGAGGTGAGATGCCATTTCATTGCCATTTGTGTGCTAGGAGCTTTGCGGTGAAGTCAACATTGAAGaaacacctgcacacccacacaggcgagaggccatttcagtgccttgcatgccctcaaagcttctcacaaaagtGTTCTCTGAAGCAACACCTGCACACCcatacaggcgagaagccatttcattgccctttgtgccctcagagcttctcacgaaagagtaCTTTGAAGCGGCACCTGTGCACCCACACacgcgagaagccatttcaatgcccttcgtgccctcagagcttctcacaaaagcgttatctgaaccagcacctgtgctcccatacaggcgagaagccatttcaatgcccttcgtgccctcagagcttctcacaaaagagtactctgaaccaacacctgcacacccatacaggcgagaagccatttcattgcCCTTTGTGCCCCCAGAGCTTCTCACGAAACAGTACTTTGAAATGGCACCTGTGCTCCcatacaggcgagaagccatttcaatgcccttcgtgccctcagagTTTCTCACAAAAGCGTTATCTGAACCAGCACCTGTGCTCCCATACAGGCgcgaagccatttcaatgcccttcgtgccctcagagcttctcacaaaagagtAGTTTGAACCGGCACTTGTGCACCCACACacgcgagaagccatttcaatgcccttcgtgccctcagagcttctcacaaaagcgTTATCTGAACGAGCACCTGTGCTCCcatacaggcgagaagccatttcaatgcccttcgtgccctcagagcttctcacaaaagcgttatctgaaccagcacctgtgctcccatacaggcgagaagccatttcaatgcccttcgtgccctcagagcttctcacaaaagagtAGTTTGAACCGGCACTTGTGCACCCACACacgcgagaagccatttcaatgcccttcgtgccctcagagcttctcacaaaagcgTTATCTGAACGAGCACCTGTGCTCCCATACACGTGAGAAGACATTTCGGTGCCCTttgtgccctcagagcttctcacgaaagagtaATCTCAATcaacacctgcacacccacacaggtgagaagccatttcagtgcccatcgtgccctcagagcttctcacaaaagggtaatctgaaccagcacctgcgcacccacacaggtgagaggccatttcaatgcccttcgtgccctcggagcttctcacaaaagagtAGTTTGAACCGGCACCTGTGCACCCACACacgcgagaagccatttcaatgccctacgtgccctcagagcttctcacgaaagagtcATCTGAATctgcacctgcgcacccacacacgcgagaagccatttcaatgcccttcatgccctcagagcttctcacagaaGAATACTCTGAATcaacacctgcgcacccacacaggagagaagccatttaagtgccctttatgccctcaaagcttctcacaaaagtCGACATGGAAGGTTCACCTGCACTTCCACTAATGTGAGAGGCTGTTTCAGAGCCATTCATGTCATGAGAACTTATTGTGGAAGTCTGCATTAAACCAACAGCCACGCATCCATACAGGTGGGCTgccatttcagtgccctgaaTGCCGTCAGTAATCCTCAAAAGTCCTTACTGAAGGACCACGTGTGCATCCACTCAGTGAGAGGCCATGTGAGTACTCTTCATATACTCGGATGTACTCGTGGAAATTCGCACTGAACTTCACTTCCATTAATGTGAGAGGGTGTTTCAGGGTCCTTCATGTCCTGAGAACTTGTGAAAGTCTGCAGTGTACCGACACCCGCTCATCCTCACAAAGTCTGTAGTGAAGGATCACCTGTGTATCCACTCAGAAAGACACCATGTCAGGGCTGTTCATGTCCTCAGAGTTACTTCCAGAAGTTTGCACTGAACTGACACATGCACAACCCACATCAGCGAGAGGCCGTTTCAGTGCCATTTCTACCATCAAACCTTGGGACATAAAAGCCACTTCAATAGGCACCCTGACACCACAAGTGCACCTGACGTGTGCAGTGCAGCAGCGCTGATTTGTGTGCACTCCTCATCATTCCTTCGTGCTTTTCATGTTTTCCTTAGTTTTTTCATGGAAGCTCAGCATATGAGCAGGCCTATAGTTCTATACTAGGAGGAAACATTAATTCTTTACTTTCTGTTATGATGTTTAAGCTCTTTGTTGTAAACAAGCACTTCTTTCTGCATTGAAGCATTTAGCTGCTCTTTACTGGATCAGTTGTGCAAGTTCGTTTCAgtgcaaaaaattaaattaagaaTTGGGTTTTGTTAATTATTGATATTTCATTACTTGCACTAATAGCATGTAATGTTTCAATTCGTTCGCATTTATTGTGCTGAACCCTTCAAGAGAATTTGAGTGGCTATTTACTATTGCTGTGTAATGCAGTTAAAACAACCTTTTCTCAGGAATTCAAATTATGCAATTATTATGTGCTTTTTTGATTCCTGCTATGATTCAACTGGTTTCAGTGATACTAAATGCGCTAATATGAAATTTTTTGCTGCAGACCTTTGAGTACCTTGAAAATTGCTTCGTAATAAAGCATTGTTCTCATGGATTGAAGGCCCTTTAATATTTATGCGTCCTTAGCCCTTTCAGTGTCGTTTCTTCCCCCCAGATAATATAGAAGAAACAGTGACTTATTTTCGATTATTTGGAAGGCAAGAAATGACATGGCTATTGGCACATGCAATTTTAGTATGGTCCTCACACTATTGTTTTCGTTTCCTATAACCACTTAACAGAGATTTGTTAAATGAGAAAGACAGTCATTCCAGGTGCACTGCTTGGCCAAGTGGTCATTGCAGTAGGGTGCATAACAATAAAGGCAAGCAATGGAGACAAACACAACGATCTAGTCCTCACCTTAACCGAATATGTTTGCACGAGAGTCAGCTTAGCTTTCCTCAGCTGTCCAGTCAGGCTGTTCATTCTGAACTCAAGTAGATGTTTCAAAAGCCAGCAATATGGGCATAGCTCACATTCCTGTCATGGAAAACTCAATGTGCAAAGTGCTTATAACATCAATATAAATTGGAAAACTGTGTGAATGCATTCACAAAGTGCCATGACTGCAGCAATCCGCATGCAACCTGCTCTGGATCATGTGTAATATTAAAAAAAGGGACAAGATAATCTAGATAGAACCTAAAAAAGTTGTCTCGTCTCGCAGTGCAGAGAGGACGTGCATAGTTTTCAGGTGTAAACTAGGGCGATTCAATTCACTGGCGCTGATATGTGCTATCTCTGGTTGATGGGAGATGTATGGCCTTGCTGACCTGACCCTGTCCTCAACCTCCTAGAGCCCTGCTGCAGATGTATGGCTTGGTACAAGGAATATTTCACAAAAACTCTGCTGGAAAGACAACCACCTTCTCCTCCGCCTCCTGACTCTTCCAGTGTTCCGTTTGAGCCCATGGAGGTAGGCTTTCTTGACACTGGGGAGCAGTGCCAGCTGAAGTCCAAGGCATTTCTGACCGGTGAGGTCAAGATCAGCTAGCATAAGCTGAAAATTGTCTTGATGGAATCAACCTCTTCTGAACCAATCTACCAGCCCCTCCAGCCTGCTTGGCCTTATGGAGGTAGCGGCTAGGCTATCAGCCTTAGTGCCAAGAGCGCAGCATGCTGCTGAGCATGCCAAAAAGTCGTTGTGTGTGTAACTGCCCCACGCAATCCTGCAGCTTACTTTGAGTACCACCCAGACATAACGGGGGGGCGCTCTTAGAAAACCGATAATCGCGAAAAAGTCGTTTTTTGGAAAACCACATATTCGGGCAGTATGTCTTATAAGCTACCATTTCTGTAAATATCAACGTCTAATTCATCGCGAAactatttcaaataaagtttataaAGAGCCGCGGCAGCCCTCGAGCGGCGAGCGAGTGCTCAAAATATCCCTACTTGGCGCGAACGCCATTACTCCACCGTTAACCCGAGCGCCGCCATTTAGGTGTTGCGCTTTTTATTCGCGTG encodes:
- the LOC135909457 gene encoding zinc finger protein 84-like — translated: MKHLCIHRGEMPFHCHLCARSFAVKSTLKKHLHTHTGERPFQCLACPQSFSQKCSLKQHLHTHTGEKPFHCPLCPQSFSRKSTLKRHLCTHTREKPFQCPSCPQSFSQKRYLNQHLCSHTGEKPFQCPSCPQSFSQKSTLNQHLHTHTGEKPFHCPLCPQSFSRNSTLKWHLCSHTGEKPFQCPSCPQSFSQKRYLNQHLCSHTGAKPFQCPSCPQSFSQKSSLNRHLCTHTREKPFQCPSCPQSFSQKRYLNEHLCSHTGEKPFQCPSCPQSFSQKRYLNQHLCSHTGEKPFQCPSCPQSFSQKSSLNRHLCTHTREKPFQCPSCPQSFSQKRYLNEHLCSHTREKTFRCPLCPQSFSRKSNLNQHLHTHTGEKPFQCPSCPQSFSQKGNLNQHLRTHTGERPFQCPSCPRSFSQKSSLNRHLCTHTREKPFQCPTCPQSFSRKSHLNLHLRTHTREKPFQCPSCPQSFSQKNTLNQHLRTHTGEKPFKCPLCPQSFSQKSTWKVHLHFH